The window TGGCGTGGGCAATCCACTCGATGGGCTAGGTGATATATTTACTGAAAAGCGTGCCTCATTTACATCACCCGCTATCAACCCTCTCTTACGTAAACCGATTAAAGAGCCGTTAGATGTCGGCATTAAAGCCATTAATGGTTTACTTTCTGTGGGTAAAGGGCAGCGAATTGGTTTATTTGCAGGTTCTGGTGTGGGTAAATCTGTCACGCTTGGCATGATGACCCGAGGAACAACCGCTCAGGTTGTCGTTGTTGGGCTGATCGGCGAGCGTGGTCGAGAAGTAAAAGAATTTATTGATGAAATTCTAGGGGAAGAAGGACGTAAGCGTGCGGTGGTGATTGCAGCACCTGCAGATACATCACCGTTAATGCGTTTAAAAGGCTGTCAAACAGCATTGACTATAGCGGAGTATTTCCGTGATCAAGGCTTAGATGTGTTGCTACTAATGGATTCACTGACCCGTTTTGCCCAAGCACAGCGAGAGATCGCATTATCAGTTGGTGAACCACCTGCAACCAAGGGTTACCCACCATCTGTATTTGCAAAGCTTCCCGCTTTAGTTGAGCGTGCTGGTAACGGTTCTGGTGATCAAGGCTCTATTACCGCCTTTTTTACCGTATTAACCGAAGGGGATGATTTGCAAGATCCTATTGCTGATGCATCTCGAGCCATCCTTGATGGTCATATTGTGTTGTCTCGTGAAATGGCAGATGCAGGGCATTATCCCGCGATTGATGTTGAGCGTTCAGTCAGCCGTGTTATGCCCGCGATTGTTGATGACGAGCATATGCTGATGTCGAAAGCAGTAAGACAAATATTGTCTATTTGTCGTAAGAACCAAGACTTGGTGTCAATTGGGGCTTATAAGCCGGGTACCGATCCTACTATCGATCAGGCATTTAGTTTTAAGCCAAAATTAGATGCGTACTTACAGCAAGAAATGAAAGAATCCGTTCCGTATGCAATGTGTGTGAATATGCTGCGTTCGACTCTTAGTGGGTAAGCTCTATTGGTATAATTAGTTGGGATTATTATGTCAAATAACGCATTAAATTTGATTTTAGAGCACGCTAAAGAAGAGGAGCATCAGGCTTCACTTGCGTTAAATCAAGCACGTATTGAACGTCAGAATTACCTACAACAACTACAGCAAATTGAACAATATCGATTAGATTATTGTAAACAACTATCGACCCGTGGGCAGGAAGGTTTAACAGCCAGTTCGTATGGGCATTTGCAAAAGTTTCTTACTCAGTTAGATGAAACACTCGCGAAACAAAAAGAAGCAGGGCATCAATTTGAATTTCAAATTGAACAATGCAGCGAGCACTGGAATGAAGTAAGAAAAAAGCGTCGTTCAATCGAATGGCTGCTTGAGAAAAAGCAAACAGAACGACAAAAAATGCTCGATCGGCAAGAGCAGAAAATGATGGATGAGTTTTCGACCCTGCAATTTGCACGACGAAACTTATGAGTCTCATTGTAAATTTTCTGTTTGGCGCAATTCTTGCATCTAATGGCTAACTGTTATTTTCATTATCTCGAGTGGCCATGAAATCGTCCAACTTATTGTCAGCAGATTTGACACCAGCTACGAAGGTCGCTGCGGCAGCGAGTTCTTCTAAAAGTGCTTCTGTAACCAATAATACTGTTATTGAATCGTCATCAGTAGATAAATTAACTGATAAAAGCACTCAGGCAGATCGTTTTTCGAGTGAGTACGAAGCAGCGGTTAAGGGCGATAAAGAACCGTCAGCAGAGATGATGAAAAAGTCATCTAATGATAATTTAGTTGCAAAAAATCAAACGGTTGATCTTAAAAGCCAACCAGACGGAACACATGCGTTAGAGGTTAAAGGTAGCAAAGAAATTTCTCTTGATAGCGAGAATACCGCCGCTTCCGATGTTGTTTCAGTTACGGATGCTTCTGTAATTAATGGAACAGAACAAAAAATAGCCGTTGATACAGAGTCAAAGCAGCAAGTAATGGCTGACGGGGAAGCGTTCCTTAACCAGTTATCGGTATCAAATAAGCAGTTATCAACGCCAAATGAGCAAGATGGCAAGTTATTGCCACCGCAACAAAGAACGGAAGAGGGTGAACAAGCCGTCATCCCTAAATTTGACAGTCAAAAAAATGGCGATAATGCTGAGGGGGAGTTACCTGTTTCTGGTTCGCTAACTCAAAGCGCGACACTTCAGCAAAAAAATAATCCTAGTGCAACCAAAGAACAGTTAACAGAAACACAGGAGTCAGGCGGGTTAAGTGATGATGAGTTAGCAAAAGTGTTTGCATCATCCAGCGTTAACATTGACAGTCAAAAAAATGACAGCTCTGTGTTGTCAGCACCAGATAAACCGTATATTGCGGGCGATGCTAACATCGGCGAGGGTAGTATAGACAATGCCAAGCTAACTCCCTCTGCAGTCGCCACGTCGAATGTTGCTGTTTCGAGTGTTGCTACTGAGCCCGAAGGTGAGACTGTATCGTCACCAGATAGTGGTCAACTCGCTATGGCTGGGGCATTGGAGATGCCAGGTAATGAGCAAGCAGTATCGGCAGTAAAAAAGGCCTCACCGTCTGTACAAGCAGATATAACATCATCAATACCTTGGTCGACATCTGCATCAATACCATCTTCAGCAGTAACAGTGCCAACTGGGGCGGCAGCATCACCGCTTGTCGCTAGTCCAACAGAGGCTGTAGCGAGCCATTCAATGATGGGCGTAGGTATTGGCATGGCAGGTGCGGCAGCGTTGATAACGAATAGCGACAATACTGATGGCACTCAAACGAAAGAGCTAAATAGTGCCGCTGCTGATGCAGGGTTGGCGACAGGCATAGACAGTGTGTTAAATAACACGCCGCCGAACACAGGCAATAAAGCGAGTGATTTTTCTCAGCAACTCAGTAGCCTGAGTGGGCAGCAAAGTGGCTTAAACATGCAAGCAAAAAGTGAAGCATTAGCCCAAGCACAGTCACCGCTACAGTTATCTAAAGAGCAAGCCGGTGATCAGGTCTCTGAACGTATTAATATTATGCTATCGAAAAATTTAAAGTATGTTGATATTCGACTTGATCCACCTGAACTTGGCAAATTACAAATTAGATTGTCACTTAACCAAGATCAGGCATCTGTTCAGTTTACCGTTGGTAACCAGCAAACTCGCGATTTAGTTGAGCATTCAATGCCAAGGTTGCGAGAAATGCTGCATCAACAAGGTTTACAGCTAGCACAAAGCTCAGTGCAGCAGGATACATCTCGTCAAGCATTCTCAGGACAGTCTGGCCAACAAAATCAGAATGATTCGGGCGCACAGCAATCTGGCAATCATTCAGGTAATGGCGCTCAAGCTGGTGGTAATAATCACGACGATAACGTTATGTCGGGAGGCGAAGCTGTCGATATGTATGTGAAACCTGCAGATGATCGGGTCGACTATTATGCTTAATACGTTAGAATCGCTGCCTAGATAATAAATTGACTAGCTAGTGCAGTTAAAACTGATTACAAAGAAAGGATAGTAAAACGAATGGCTGATGATGTTGAAAATACGGGAAGTAAAAAAAAGCTTTTTATTCTGATTGCATTGGCTGTGACGCTTTTGATTGGTGCTGGGGTAGCTGCATGGTTTTTAATGGGTGATGACACACCAGAATCCGGGATGGCGGCAACATCGGCAAATCAACAAGTTTCGGCAGTCGTCGAGCCTGCGTACTATGTCATCATGCCACAACCCTTTATTTTTAATGTCGTGGGTGACAAGCGTGATCGTGTCGTGCAAGTAAAAGTTCAGCTAATGGTGCGTGGTAACAATAATGAAGCTCTCGCACAGCAACATATTCCGTTGATTGAAAGTACATTATTGCAATCATTTGGTGCCGCAACTGTAGAACAGTTACGCACACCGAATGGGCGTATTGATTTACGTAAGCAGGCATTATTTGCTATTCAATCTTCGATGGAAAAAATCTCTGGCCAGCAAGTAGTCGATCGTGTGCTATTTACCGGCTTCGTAATGCAGTAGGTTAAATGTGAGTGACTTATTAACTCAAGATGAAATTGACGCCCTTTTACATGGTGTCGATGACGTAGAAGATGAAGATGAACAATCCTTAAATGAGACGGGGATAACATCGTTCGATTTTTCGTCACAGGACCGTATCGTCCGTGGTCGAATGCCTACGCTGGAATTGATCAATGAACGTTTTGCTCGCCATATGCGGATCAGCTTGTTTAACATGCTGCGTAAAACCGCTGAGGTGTCGATTAACGGCGTACAAATGATTAAATTTGGTGAATACCAAAATACGCTGTATGTACCTACAAGTTTAAACATGGTGCGATTCCGTCCTTTAAAAGGCACGGCATTGATTACCATGGAAGCCCGTTTAGTGTTCATTTTAGTGGAAAACTTTTTTGGCGGTGATGGCCGCTTTCACGCCAAGATTGAAGGTCGTGAATTTACGCCAACAGAGCGCCGAATTGTACAAATGCTACTGAAATTAGTATTTGAAGATTACCGTGAAGCATGGTCTCCCGTCATGGGCGTTGAATTCGAATACCTTGATTCAGAAGTTAACCCGACCATGGCAAACATCGTTAGCCCAACAGAGGTCATTGTTGTTAGCTCTTTTCATATTGAATTGGATGGTGGTGGTGGTGATTTCCATGTTGTTATGCCGTATTCAATGGTAGAGCCGATCCGCGAGCTACTAGATGCTGGTGTTCAAAGTGACAAAATGGACAAAGATGTCCGTTGGAGTATGGCGCTGCGTGAGGAGATCATGGATGTGCCAGTGAATCTTCGTGCTAAATTATTGGATGTCGATTTATCATTACGCGACTTAATGGAGTTACAAGCTGGCGATATTATTCCGATTGATGTACCAGAGTCGGCAACCGTATTTGTTGAAGATCTGCCGACTTATCGCGCCAAAATGGGTAAGTCGGGTGATAACATCGCCTTAAAGATTACGCAAAAACTCAAGCGACCAGATATGGTAAAAACGGATTTAGCTTTTCTAGACCGTGATGAACTCGGCGCTGCATTACTCAATATTAATGAATCAGACAATTAACAATTATAGGTAATATTATGTCTCAGAATGATCAACAAATGGCTGACGATTGGGCTGCGGCACTTGCTGAGCAAACTGTCGATGGTGCACAACCCGCACCTTTAGAAGAGCTTGTTGATGAAAGTACGCCGATTTCGGATGATGAGCGTCGTAAACTTGATACGATCATGGATATTCCGGTCACTATTTCAATGGAAGTAGGGCGTACTCAAATTAGTATTCGTAACCTGTTGCAATTGAACCAAGGTTCCGTTGTGGAGCTTGATCGCATTGCGGGTGAGCCATTGGATGTTATGGTGAACGGTACATTGATAGCCCATGGTGAAGTTGTTGTCGTGAATGATAAGTTCGGTATTCGCCTTACCGACGTAATTAGCCAGACAGAGCGCATTAAGAAATTACGTTAAGGTTTGTTATGAAATCCCTTTTTTTAGCATTGGTCAGCATTTGCTTGGTTATTTTCACTGCGCCAGCTTTGGCTGCCACTCTGGCTCCCGACATGAATATAGCTACGACATTAGCCTCATTAGTGTTGGTGGTTATTTTAATTATTTTTTTAGCTTGGTTATTAAAACGCATGAAACTGTCGGGTATGCAAGGGGCTGATGGAACACTTAAAGTCCTGAAGCAGTTACCCATAGGGCAACGTGAACGTATTGTTTTATTACAAGTTGGTGAAGAGCAATTATTGGTTGGTGTTACTCAGCACAATATTTCTTTGTTGACGAAGTTAGAACAGCCTTTGGCTATGGATGCACAACCAAGTGGTGATTTTGCGAACCACTTAAGTAAATTATTAAAGATCAATGATAAAAAATAATCTTATTGCTGTTGTTCTGGCGGCTTTTGCTTTCTTTGTCAGTTTACCTGTAATGGCAGAGGCGGATGCAATGGTACTGCCTGCGACGTCAGCCAGTGAAAGCGTAACCGTGAGTAGCATGCAAAACGACCAAGGCGCAGCGAGCTTTATTCAATCTGCAAGTCGTGGTGGTATTCCTGCTTTTTCTGTCACCACTAATCCTGATGGCAGCGAAGATTATTCGGTAACCTTGCAGATCCTCGGTTTAATGACGGCATTGGGTTTTCTGCCTGCCATTATTATTTTGATGACCTCATTTACACGTATTGTCGTGGTGTTATCCATTCTTCGACAAGCAATGGGTTTACAACAGACGCCATCGAATCAGGTTATTATTGGTATTGCACTGTTTCTGACATTATTTGTGATGTCGCCAGTCATCGATAAAGTAAATGCTGATGCTGTTCAGCCCTATATCAATGAAGAAATTACCGCAGCGCAGGCATTTGAAACAGCCCAAGTGCCGTTACGCCAATTTATGCTCAAACAAACACGTGTTAAAGACTTAGAAAGTTTCGTTAATATGTCAGGTTCGACAGCGACGGCACCCGAAGATGTGCCGATTACGGTATTGATTCCTGCGTTCATAACGTCTGAATTGAAAACGGCATTTCAGATTGGATTTATGCTGTTTTTGCCTTTCTTGATCATTGACCTTGTTGTTGCTTCTGTCTTGATGGCAATGGGTATGATGATGCTGTCACCGATGATCGTATCGTTACCCTTTAAGTTAATGTTGTTTGTTCTGGTTGATGGCTGGAACCTTATCTTGTCTACATTGGCGGGAAGTTTCGGTACTTAGTTGTTAGATGTTTATTACTACATCTGGTTTCTTATTGAGTATCGAATCGAAAAGGAAGTGTTATGACGCCTGAAGCGTTTGTCGAAATATTTCAAGAAGCTTTGCTTATGGTACTTATCATGGTATGTGCCATTGTTGTGCCTGGTTTATTAATTGGTTTAGTCGTTGCGGTTTTCCAAGCCGCTACCTCGATCAATGAACAAACATTAAGCTTCTTGCCCCGATTAATTGTGACCTTATTAGCATTGATGTTTTTTGGACATATGATGACAGGAATGCTGATGGATTATTTTTTTCGCATCATAGATCGGATCCCCCAACTTTTATATTAGCGTTGCTTATGATTTTTTTGATCACGCAGAACCTATGGTTTATCTATAACGATGATTTATCTATAATAATGGCTAACCTGTAACAATGACTTACCCGTCAGCACTCATACTCGATTGGCTTGCTAATTATTTTTGGCCCTTTACGCGCATTTCATCGATGATGATGACAATGACGTTTTTTGGTGCCCGTTTTGTCTCGCCTAAAATTCGTTTGTATCTTGGTTTAACCGTTACTTTTGCGGTCATGCCTGCATTACCCGCAGTACCCGCTAACATTGAATTATTGTCTTTGCAGGGTTTTTTAATCACGGCTCAACAAATTGTTATTGGTGTATCTATTGGGTTAGTGACGCAATTTGTGACACAAACCTTTGTATTGGTTGGGCAAATACTGGGTATGCAGTCCAGCTTAGGTTTTGCCTCAATGGTTGATCCGGCGAATGGCCAGAATACGCCAGTGCTTGGTCAGCTTTACTTATTTCTTGCGATCATGTTGTTTTTGGCAACAGATGGTCACCTTGAAATGCTGAATATTATCGTATTGAGCTTTAAAACATTGCCGATAGGGCAAGAAATGTTTCGCCCTGATGATTATTACCAACTAGCGGGTTGGTTTGGTCATATGTTTAAAGGTGCGCTTAACATGGCATTGGCCGGTGTTATTGCTTTGCTAACGGTGAACTTATCGTTTGGTGTAATGACACGTGCAGCACCACAGTTGAATATTTTTGCATTAGGCTTTTCATTTGCATTGCTACTGGGGTTACTAATCAGTTGGTACTTGGTTATGGGTATGTTGCCTCAGTATCAACATGCTTGGGATTTCGGTTTTCAGCAGATTTGTAGCCTGATCAGGGTGGATTGCTGATGTCTGATTCTGACGGTCAGGAACGTACCGAAGACGCCACGCCCAGAAAGCTCGAGCAAGCTCGAGAAAAAGGGCAAGTGGCACGTTCCAAAGAATTAGCGTCTGTTGCCGTATTAGTAATGGGTGCTGTTTCGCTTATATGGTACGGCGAAGGGCTGGGTAAAGCATTAGCTGAAATAATGACACAAATGTTTTCGCTTAGTCGTGAAGAAATTTACGATTTAAGTCGGTTATTCTCAATTATGCTCACTGCAATATGGAGTGTCGTTTTTCCGCTTGGTTTGGTATTGGTCGTTCTATTTTTAGCGGCACTTATTGGCGCTGCTGGCTTAGGCGGTGTTAGCTTTTCTGTTGAGGCGGCAATGCCAAAATTGTCAAAGATGAATCCGATGAGTGGATTTAAACGCATGTTTGGCATGCAAAGTTGGGTTGAACTCATTAAATCGATTCTGAAGGTTTTGCTGGTTGCGGGTGTTGCAGCTTACTTAATGTATTCAAGCTTGAACGATTTCCTCTTATTAAGTCTAGAAATTTATCCGTCTAATATATTTCATGCACTTGATATTTTGATGCAATTTATCTTATTGATTTGTTGTTCACTGCTGGTGATTGTTGCGATTGATGTGCCATATCAGATTTGGCAGCACAATGAACAATTAAAAATGACCAAGCAAGAAGTGAAAGATGAATACAAAGATACTGAAGGTAAGCCTGAAGTAAAAGGGCGTATTCGTATGCTTCAGCGTGAAATGGCACAGCGGCGAATGATGGCTGATGTGCCTCAAGCTGATGTTATTATCATCAACCCAGAGCACTTTTCGGTTGCGCTACGTTATGATCCTAAGCTCGATTCAGCCCCTATCGTTATAGCCAAAGGTGTGGATCATACCGCATTGAAAATCCGAGAAATCGCGAATAAGCATAATATCGATATTGTGTCTGCCCCACCGTTGGCGCGTGCTATTTATCATACTACTGAGTTAGAGCAGCATATTCCTGATGGGTTATTTGTTGCCGTAGCTCAGGTGTTAGCATATATCTTCCAATTGAAGCAATATCGAAAAGGGCAAGGGCAGCGGCCTAAGTTGGCAAAAGACGCGATGACCATCCCGACGGAACTACGTCATTAAAGGGGGGCTTTGGGGTATATATTTTGGCTATGAACTTAGCTGGAGACTTTGATTGAAAAGTGTGCACTTTAGGACCTTTTTAACTTACGCTCTAATCTATAATGCTATAAAAAATGGCAAGAATCACAAAATACATTCCTTTTCTAATCGCTTATATAAATATCTGTTAACCTTTATTGGTGTCAAAAAAATGACCATTATATAGGCATGATTCTTGCTTGGATAGTTATTCTTTCTGGTCGCTCGAATACATTAATTTGAGTCACTATTGTCATGTGTACCGTGTTAAAAAATTAAGATTTCATGAAACTATCGCTACCATTTTTGGATAAATTACCGTTATCCCGATTACAGTCTTTGCCTGCCGTAGGCGCACCATTCATGGTATTGGCAACATTGGCAATGATTATCTTGCCGATGCCTCCAGTGCTATTGGATATGGCATTTTCTTTTAATATCGCGCTATCGTTGGTGGTATTGCTGGTGACTATTTATACTCGCCGTCCACTCGATTTTGCTGCATTTCCAACTGTATTGTTAATTGCCACTTTATTGCGATTAGCCCTTAACGTTGCCTCGACTCGAGTTGTTTTACTCTATGGCCATGAAGGCCCTGATGCGGCAGGGCAAGTGATTGATGCCTTCGGCTCAGTTGTGATAGGCGGAAACTACGCGGTTGGTTTGGTTGTATTCCTTATTTTGATGATCATTAACTTCATGGTTGTGACGAAAGGTGCTGGGCGTATTTCAGAAGTGAGCGCGCGTTTTACCTTGGATGCTTTACCCGGTAAACAGATGGCGATAGATGCCGATTTGAATGCAGGGCTAATCGATCAAGATCAAGCACGTACTCGTCGTTTCGAAGTAACAAAAGAAGCGGATTTTTACGGTTCTATGGATGGTGCGTCGAAATTTGTAAAAGGTGATGCCATTGCGGGTATCTTGATTCTTTGCATCAATATTATTGGTGGATTGATCATTGGTATGGTGCAACATGGCTTACCATTTGGTGACGCGATTGAAATATATAGCTTATTGACCATTGGTGATGGGTTGGTCGCTCAAATACCGTCACTGTTATTGTCGATTGGTGCAGCAATGATGGTGACTCGTCAAAATACTGACGAAGACATGGGGGAACAACTGTATTTTCAGTTGTTCAATAATCCGCAAGCGTTGATTGTGACGGGCGGTATTTTATTTGTAATGGGTATCGTACCTGGCATGCCGCATATTCCATTCTTGTTATTAGCGGCCATGATCGGTGGTTTCGCTTACTGGCGGATTAAGAAAGAAAAACGCGATGCGCTTATCGAAAAAGAAGCACCGTCAACAGAACTGGCGTTGCAACCTTCGCAGAAAGATCTCTCATGGGATGATGTTCAACCTGTCGATATTGTTGGGCTTGAAGTGGGTTATCGTTTAATTCCTATGGTCGATAAAGAGCAAGGCGGAGAGTTACTTGATCGCGTGAAAGGGGTGCGTAAAAAATTATCACAAGATTTTGGATTTCTTATTCCTCCCGTACACATTCGCGATAATTTGGAGTTGCCACCGAATAGCTATCGTATCAGCTTGATGGGCGTAGCTTGTGGCGAAGCCAATATTCACCCCAATATGGAATTAGCGATTAATCCAGGGCAGGTGTTTGGTACGATTGATGGTGAGACAACCACCGATCCTGCGTTTGGATTAGAAGCGGTATGGATAATGGAATCACAGCGCGAGCATGCGCAAGCATTAGGCTATACCGTTGTGGATTCTGCTACGGTATTAGCAACACATTTAAGTCAAATATTGACCAATAGTGCATCACAGTTACTCGGACATGAAGAAGTACAAAACTTACTAGAGATGCTAGGTCAATCAACACCGAAACTGGTTGATGGTTTTGTGCCGGATCAGTTGCCGTTAGGTGCGGTGGTTAAAGTGATGCAAAACTTGCTGAACGAGGCAATTCCTGTCCGCGATATTCGAACAATTATTCAGACATTGTCGGAGTATTCATCAAAGAGTCAAGATCCTGACATTCTAACTGCGGCAGTTAGAATTGGACTAAAACGTTTAATCGTACAAGAAATCAATGGTATAGAAATTGAGCTGCCTGTGATTACATTGGTTCCAGAGTTGGAACAAATTTTGCATAAAACAATGCAATCTGCTGGTGGTGAATCGTCAGGTATTGAACCTGGTTTAGCTGAGCGACTTCAACGTTCATTGACTGAAGCAACGCAACAGCAAGAGTTGAAAGGGGAGCCTGCAGTATTACTGACATCTGGTGTCTTACGTTCAACACTTGCAAAGTTTGTTAAAAATACAATACCAAGCTTGCGCGTGCTGTCTTATCAAGAAGTGCCTGATGAGAAGCAAATACGTATCGTGAATGCAGTCGGTAATTAATCGCTATTTGTGAAGAGCCTTATTGGCTACTTGCTTTGATCGGTTAATTGGATTTGATGGAAATCTCGACTTCGGTTAAAGCGTGATTTGACGGGAATATAAGAGTGAAAATAAAACGATTTTTTGCCAAAGACATGCGAACAGCGCTCAGTGAAGTAAAAGAAGAGCTAGGTGCTGATGCGGTAATCATGTCCAATAAAAAAGTGACCGGTGGAGTCGAAATTGTTGCTGCCGTTGATACAGATATTGCGAATGAACCACCAAAAGCATCTCAAAACACACGTAATGCTTTGGCTAATCGTCTTGGTCAAGCAAAGCGAAAGCTGGCTGAAGACCAAGTACAGATAAAGCAATCAGCAGCAAGTCGTTTTGCCAGTGTATTGCAAAACTATACTGGCGATAAGCCAAAAGATAGCTCGCCAGAAGCTG is drawn from Photobacterium profundum SS9 and contains these coding sequences:
- the fliI gene encoding flagellar protein export ATPase FliI, whose amino-acid sequence is MSSPLANRLSQYQTKGIACRPIASGRLVRVVGLTLEAIGCRAPVGSLCIVETLNGDLEAEVVGFSGEILFLMPSEQLLGVMPGAKVTPVLHDNGLPVGPELLGRVIDGVGNPLDGLGDIFTEKRASFTSPAINPLLRKPIKEPLDVGIKAINGLLSVGKGQRIGLFAGSGVGKSVTLGMMTRGTTAQVVVVGLIGERGREVKEFIDEILGEEGRKRAVVIAAPADTSPLMRLKGCQTALTIAEYFRDQGLDVLLLMDSLTRFAQAQREIALSVGEPPATKGYPPSVFAKLPALVERAGNGSGDQGSITAFFTVLTEGDDLQDPIADASRAILDGHIVLSREMADAGHYPAIDVERSVSRVMPAIVDDEHMLMSKAVRQILSICRKNQDLVSIGAYKPGTDPTIDQAFSFKPKLDAYLQQEMKESVPYAMCVNMLRSTLSG
- the fliJ gene encoding flagellar export protein FliJ, which encodes MSNNALNLILEHAKEEEHQASLALNQARIERQNYLQQLQQIEQYRLDYCKQLSTRGQEGLTASSYGHLQKFLTQLDETLAKQKEAGHQFEFQIEQCSEHWNEVRKKRRSIEWLLEKKQTERQKMLDRQEQKMMDEFSTLQFARRNL
- a CDS encoding flagellar hook-length control protein FliK, with protein sequence MKSSNLLSADLTPATKVAAAASSSKSASVTNNTVIESSSVDKLTDKSTQADRFSSEYEAAVKGDKEPSAEMMKKSSNDNLVAKNQTVDLKSQPDGTHALEVKGSKEISLDSENTAASDVVSVTDASVINGTEQKIAVDTESKQQVMADGEAFLNQLSVSNKQLSTPNEQDGKLLPPQQRTEEGEQAVIPKFDSQKNGDNAEGELPVSGSLTQSATLQQKNNPSATKEQLTETQESGGLSDDELAKVFASSSVNIDSQKNDSSVLSAPDKPYIAGDANIGEGSIDNAKLTPSAVATSNVAVSSVATEPEGETVSSPDSGQLAMAGALEMPGNEQAVSAVKKASPSVQADITSSIPWSTSASIPSSAVTVPTGAAASPLVASPTEAVASHSMMGVGIGMAGAAALITNSDNTDGTQTKELNSAAADAGLATGIDSVLNNTPPNTGNKASDFSQQLSSLSGQQSGLNMQAKSEALAQAQSPLQLSKEQAGDQVSERINIMLSKNLKYVDIRLDPPELGKLQIRLSLNQDQASVQFTVGNQQTRDLVEHSMPRLREMLHQQGLQLAQSSVQQDTSRQAFSGQSGQQNQNDSGAQQSGNHSGNGAQAGGNNHDDNVMSGGEAVDMYVKPADDRVDYYA
- the fliL gene encoding flagellar basal body-associated protein FliL; amino-acid sequence: MADDVENTGSKKKLFILIALAVTLLIGAGVAAWFLMGDDTPESGMAATSANQQVSAVVEPAYYVIMPQPFIFNVVGDKRDRVVQVKVQLMVRGNNNEALAQQHIPLIESTLLQSFGAATVEQLRTPNGRIDLRKQALFAIQSSMEKISGQQVVDRVLFTGFVMQ
- the fliM gene encoding flagellar motor switch protein FliM, with the protein product MSDLLTQDEIDALLHGVDDVEDEDEQSLNETGITSFDFSSQDRIVRGRMPTLELINERFARHMRISLFNMLRKTAEVSINGVQMIKFGEYQNTLYVPTSLNMVRFRPLKGTALITMEARLVFILVENFFGGDGRFHAKIEGREFTPTERRIVQMLLKLVFEDYREAWSPVMGVEFEYLDSEVNPTMANIVSPTEVIVVSSFHIELDGGGGDFHVVMPYSMVEPIRELLDAGVQSDKMDKDVRWSMALREEIMDVPVNLRAKLLDVDLSLRDLMELQAGDIIPIDVPESATVFVEDLPTYRAKMGKSGDNIALKITQKLKRPDMVKTDLAFLDRDELGAALLNINESDN
- the fliN gene encoding flagellar motor switch protein FliN, giving the protein MSQNDQQMADDWAAALAEQTVDGAQPAPLEELVDESTPISDDERRKLDTIMDIPVTISMEVGRTQISIRNLLQLNQGSVVELDRIAGEPLDVMVNGTLIAHGEVVVVNDKFGIRLTDVISQTERIKKLR
- the fliO gene encoding flagellar biosynthetic protein FliO; its protein translation is MKSLFLALVSICLVIFTAPALAATLAPDMNIATTLASLVLVVILIIFLAWLLKRMKLSGMQGADGTLKVLKQLPIGQRERIVLLQVGEEQLLVGVTQHNISLLTKLEQPLAMDAQPSGDFANHLSKLLKINDKK
- the fliP gene encoding flagellar type III secretion system pore protein FliP (The bacterial flagellar biogenesis protein FliP forms a type III secretion system (T3SS)-type pore required for flagellar assembly.), whose amino-acid sequence is MIKNNLIAVVLAAFAFFVSLPVMAEADAMVLPATSASESVTVSSMQNDQGAASFIQSASRGGIPAFSVTTNPDGSEDYSVTLQILGLMTALGFLPAIIILMTSFTRIVVVLSILRQAMGLQQTPSNQVIIGIALFLTLFVMSPVIDKVNADAVQPYINEEITAAQAFETAQVPLRQFMLKQTRVKDLESFVNMSGSTATAPEDVPITVLIPAFITSELKTAFQIGFMLFLPFLIIDLVVASVLMAMGMMMLSPMIVSLPFKLMLFVLVDGWNLILSTLAGSFGT
- the fliQ gene encoding flagellar biosynthesis protein FliQ gives rise to the protein MTPEAFVEIFQEALLMVLIMVCAIVVPGLLIGLVVAVFQAATSINEQTLSFLPRLIVTLLALMFFGHMMTGMLMDYFFRIIDRIPQLLY
- the fliR gene encoding flagellar biosynthetic protein FliR, translated to MTYPSALILDWLANYFWPFTRISSMMMTMTFFGARFVSPKIRLYLGLTVTFAVMPALPAVPANIELLSLQGFLITAQQIVIGVSIGLVTQFVTQTFVLVGQILGMQSSLGFASMVDPANGQNTPVLGQLYLFLAIMLFLATDGHLEMLNIIVLSFKTLPIGQEMFRPDDYYQLAGWFGHMFKGALNMALAGVIALLTVNLSFGVMTRAAPQLNIFALGFSFALLLGLLISWYLVMGMLPQYQHAWDFGFQQICSLIRVDC
- the flhB gene encoding flagellar biosynthesis protein FlhB, with the protein product MSDSDGQERTEDATPRKLEQAREKGQVARSKELASVAVLVMGAVSLIWYGEGLGKALAEIMTQMFSLSREEIYDLSRLFSIMLTAIWSVVFPLGLVLVVLFLAALIGAAGLGGVSFSVEAAMPKLSKMNPMSGFKRMFGMQSWVELIKSILKVLLVAGVAAYLMYSSLNDFLLLSLEIYPSNIFHALDILMQFILLICCSLLVIVAIDVPYQIWQHNEQLKMTKQEVKDEYKDTEGKPEVKGRIRMLQREMAQRRMMADVPQADVIIINPEHFSVALRYDPKLDSAPIVIAKGVDHTALKIREIANKHNIDIVSAPPLARAIYHTTELEQHIPDGLFVAVAQVLAYIFQLKQYRKGQGQRPKLAKDAMTIPTELRH